From Deinococcus taeanensis, one genomic window encodes:
- a CDS encoding transposase: MGKQRKTWSTDVKEAIVLSVLRGELGVAEAARQHGANESLIHTWKTQFLEAGRARLSGDRPDQGVTILERENDRLKRIVAEKELELDIARKVRRL, encoded by the coding sequence ATGGGGAAACAGCGAAAAACCTGGAGCACCGACGTCAAAGAAGCCATCGTCCTCAGCGTGCTGCGGGGCGAACTCGGAGTCGCGGAGGCAGCCCGTCAGCATGGAGCCAACGAGAGCCTGATCCACACCTGGAAAACACAGTTTCTGGAGGCGGGCCGTGCCCGCCTCTCTGGTGACCGACCAGACCAGGGCGTGACCATCCTGGAACGGGAGAATGACCGTCTCAAACGCATCGTGGCCGAAAAGGAACTGGAGCTCGATATTGCGCGAAAAGTGCGACGGCTCTGA
- a CDS encoding DNA repair protein produces MAKTATRPAPATATFQALLNTAATTANVAVITAGNDQNDIDATLTDLLRQAHDRWGYGLHHLQHTAHWTGDTIELREGHRTITDLTADPARIAAAYATLAAPDEHNLSSWAVLSEGHRTSIKNKTQLQTLIEDARDFETTWTADKHGLHYRVWRADTIEGESLTVEYARPTDATQLLSDAAWDLITRIKDRALQRELMQRSEQGGMLTAFLGARHKDAAANLAALPEAHFTIQANVGRLTGRDARSFDAYRALQRAVADTLVTLQEQAVKQVALTLGGALT; encoded by the coding sequence ATGGCGAAAACAGCCACCCGCCCCGCCCCGGCCACCGCCACCTTCCAGGCCCTCCTGAACACCGCCGCCACGACCGCCAACGTCGCCGTCATCACCGCCGGGAACGACCAGAACGACATCGACGCCACCCTCACCGACCTGCTCCGCCAGGCCCACGACCGCTGGGGCTACGGCCTGCACCACCTCCAGCACACCGCCCACTGGACCGGCGACACCATCGAACTGCGCGAAGGCCACCGCACCATCACCGACCTCACCGCCGACCCCGCCCGCATCGCCGCCGCCTACGCGACCCTCGCCGCCCCCGACGAACACAACCTCAGCAGCTGGGCTGTCCTCTCCGAAGGCCACCGCACCTCCATCAAAAACAAAACCCAACTTCAGACCCTCATCGAAGACGCCCGCGACTTCGAGACCACCTGGACCGCCGACAAACACGGCCTCCACTACCGCGTCTGGCGCGCCGACACCATTGAAGGCGAAAGCCTCACCGTCGAATACGCCCGCCCCACCGACGCCACCCAACTCCTCAGCGACGCCGCCTGGGACCTCATCACCCGCATCAAGGACCGCGCCCTGCAACGCGAACTGATGCAGCGCAGCGAACAAGGCGGCATGCTCACCGCTTTCCTCGGCGCCCGCCACAAAGACGCCGCGGCGAACCTCGCTGCGCTGCCCGAAGCGCACTTCACCATCCAGGCGAACGTCGGCCGCCTCACCGGCCGTGACGCCCGCTCCTTCGACGCGTACCGCGCCCTGCAGCGCGCCGTCGCCGATACCCTCGTCACCCTTCAGGAACAGGCCGTCAAGCAGGTGGCCCTCACCCTGGGCGGTGCCCTCACCTGA
- the recA gene encoding recombinase RecA, translating to MSKDNPKETSAPSDAKERTKAIEMAMSQIEKAFGKGSIMKLGAESKLDIQSISTGSLSLDVALGVGGIPKGRVTEIYGPESGGKTTLALSIIAQSQKAGGTCAFIDAEHALDPVYARALGVNTDELLVSQPDNGEQALEIMELLVRSGAIDIVVVDSVAALTPRAEIEGEMGDSLPGLQARLMSQALRKLTAILGKTNTAAIFINQVREKIGVMYGNPETTTGGRALKFYASVRLDVRKIGQGVKVGNETVANTVKVKTVKNKVAPPFKEVELTLYFGQGFDQFNDLLGLAAEYEIVKKAGSFYSYGDDRIGQGKEKAVEWLKEHPEATDEIRALVVAAIKNKGAPDSVVKAVSPTSDAAD from the coding sequence ATGAGCAAAGACAACCCGAAGGAAACCTCCGCGCCATCAGACGCGAAAGAACGCACCAAAGCCATCGAGATGGCCATGAGCCAGATCGAGAAGGCGTTCGGCAAGGGCAGCATCATGAAGCTCGGCGCCGAAAGCAAACTGGACATCCAGTCGATCAGCACCGGCAGCCTCAGTCTCGACGTCGCCCTCGGGGTGGGCGGCATTCCCAAAGGCCGCGTCACCGAGATCTACGGCCCGGAATCCGGCGGCAAGACTACCCTGGCCCTGTCAATCATCGCGCAGTCCCAGAAGGCCGGCGGCACCTGCGCGTTCATTGACGCCGAGCACGCCCTGGACCCCGTGTACGCACGGGCGCTGGGCGTCAATACCGACGAACTGCTCGTCTCGCAGCCGGACAACGGCGAGCAGGCCCTGGAAATCATGGAACTGCTCGTCCGCAGCGGCGCCATTGACATTGTCGTGGTGGACTCCGTCGCGGCGCTGACGCCGCGCGCGGAGATCGAAGGCGAGATGGGCGACAGCCTCCCTGGCCTCCAGGCAAGATTGATGAGTCAGGCGCTGCGTAAACTCACCGCGATCCTGGGCAAGACGAACACCGCGGCGATCTTCATCAACCAGGTGCGTGAGAAGATCGGCGTGATGTACGGCAACCCCGAAACCACCACCGGGGGCCGCGCCCTGAAGTTCTACGCCAGCGTGCGCCTCGACGTGCGTAAAATCGGTCAGGGCGTGAAGGTCGGCAACGAAACCGTCGCGAACACCGTGAAGGTCAAGACGGTGAAGAACAAAGTCGCGCCGCCCTTCAAGGAAGTGGAGCTTACGCTGTACTTCGGGCAGGGCTTCGATCAGTTCAACGACCTGCTGGGGCTCGCAGCGGAGTACGAGATCGTCAAGAAGGCCGGGTCATTCTACTCGTACGGCGATGACCGTATCGGACAGGGCAAGGAGAAGGCCGTCGAGTGGCTCAAGGAGCACCCCGAAGCGACCGATGAGATCCGGGCGCTGGTCGTGGCAGCCATCAAGAACAAGGGCGCGCCGGACAGTGTCGTGAAGGCCGTTTCCCCCACGAGTGACGCAGCGGATTGA